GTGATCGAGTTCTTCACCAAGCTAAAAACCTTCAGTGACTTCAGATTGTCAAAAACCGAGTCCTTAAGGCTGTTCAGGAGATTGTTACTGAGGCTGAGCTCCTTCAGGTTGGTCAGATCTTTCAGAGCCTCCACTGGTATCTCATCCAGTCCATTATAATCCAGGTGTAAGGTTGTCAGCCTCGGTGTGTTTTTAAGAAACAGCACTGGCCCACCAACATTGGAACTCTTCCACAGCTGAGCCAAGTTATTGTGTTGGAGATTTAATACCTTGAGGTTCGACAGGCCTTCCAGCAGATTGTCTTTGATATTAGcgatgttgttgttgctcagaTCCAGAAAAGCAAGGTTGGCTAGAGGTTTGAATGGAGAGGGACTCACATTCAAGGCCATGGCTCGAAGGCTTTTTCCCAAAGTCAAGACTTTAAGACCGGTCATACCTACAAAGCTCTGAGAAGTTAGCTGAATTGTTTGGAAGTTGCTGATCATGTGAAGCTCTTCAAGTTGACTGAGGCCTTCGAATTCTTGCCCTGTCAGGGTTTGGTTAATGAAGTTATGATCCAAGAAAAGAAACGTGAGATTTTTCAAAACAGAGAAGCTTCCAGGATACAGGTGCGATATCGCTGTACCGACGAGATTCAGCCTCATcaggggagaatttgaaagtgACGAAAAAGTCTccctgttgattttttttaacgatGCATAGCTGCTCCAACTCATGTCAAGTTCGGTAAGACTTCTCAGTCCCGAGAAGGTGTTCTCTGTGATTTGTCGAACGGACGTCCTCTGTAATAACAAAGTCTCCAGAGCACCTAATGCTTGGAAGGAAAAATCATCAATAATTGGCACAGAGGAGCTGCGAGTTTTCACCAGTGCTTTAGTCAGCTGGAGCTTTTTCAGTTCTTTCAGGCCCTGAAATGTACCTTGAGTCACATGTTTGATGTTGTTCTCTGACAAAACCAGAGTTTTAAGTCTAGGCAGCCACTTAAAGGAGCCCTCCTCAATTTTGGTCAAGTTGTTGGTGGACAGATCCAGGAAGGTTAGATTTGTTTCCTCCAGTCCTTTAAACGTTGTGTTTGTGAGCGTGATGAGCTTCATCTTCTGAAGGGACAGGACATCAATGGCTGTGTGTGACAGCTCAGAGCAGACTTTTGAAATCACTAAAGTGCCTATATTGCTTTGATCAAGTATTAAAGTGTGCAGGCCTGAAACAGGCTTGAAGCACCCAGATTCCAACTgcaacagaaaagcagaaatctCAGTTAGTCAAAAAAAGACAACTGAAACCAAGGCGTTGTGATAAATGCGTTTCCACGCTACTAACTTCCACGGAACATTTCATTTCCCATTTATAGGTCAGTCCCTTACTTTTTTTAGAGATGTTGATGACAGATTGAGGACTTGTAGAAAGGACGATTGATTCAAAAAGGAAAAGTCTTCTCTCTTCAGCTCAGTGAAGTCATTCGATGCCAAACTGAGACTCACCAAGCTGGGCAGCTGAGGCTCAGAGCCCAACTTAGCAGACTGCAGGTTGTTCATGGAAACGTCGAGAAATTTCAGGCTCTGTGAAAAATACAAGGGGGGGCACAGAAAAAGTAACTGATTTATAAATGTTTAATGTCATAGAGCATAGAATGCTTGATTTCATTTACTACCTGAAACCAAATTTAGAGACTCTTCAATAGTTTCACTGTAGCATTCTTATAAAACATCCATACCTGTAGACCACTGAAGGGTTCTCCTTTCAGCTTCAGCCTGTTGCTGGCCATATTCAGCAAAGTTAGACTGGTACACCGGCTCAGATGCTCCTTATTCAGCAAATGGATTTCGTTACGTTCCAGACGCAGCGTCCGCAGCAGAGGGAGAATCTCACACAAACCCTCATTCACCTTGGTGACACTGTTGTGGCTGAGGTTGAGGTGGAGGATGTGTGGATATGGTTTTAATGCCGCAGGGTCGATCCCCACCAGTCTGTTGTGAGACATGTCCAGGGTGGTGATGTTACCTGGAAGGTCCGAAGGGATCTTACTGAGACCCAGGTGACTGCAGTCGGCCCTGCCGTCTTGCACGCTGCAGGAGCCGTTCTTTGGGGATGCCAGGCAGTGCTGGCAACACAAGATGAGGATCCATATTGGAAGGCAAGCACAAGGGGATCGCATCTTTTCAAGAACCTCAGAAAAAGGGAAGGAAAATCAATATAAGTGTTAAACTTTAATCAGACCAGTGACCATTGTGTAACTTCCACATTTTTCCTTCTGcttcaaacaacaaacaaacattaactgataaaagtgaaaaaactaTTTGAATAAATAGCTGAACCAGCTTTTTTTGTGATTTGCAAAGCATATTATAATTGAAATTATATTTCTCTTCATAGCAGAAGGATTGTGGGCTTTTGGCTTCTTCTTTTTGCCTGTGAAATTCAGTGCAGCTCAGCAATGCACTTGACTTACAATAATTTAAAAGTTGCATTGGTAAACTGATTGATCATATGCACTGTGCAAGTGATAAAGTGTCCATTTTCAAATATATGCATTATATTTGGGCTGTTTTTGAGGCAGAAATATTATAGTGTTTGAAAAATGTATCCAGTTAAGGTATTATTTACATTAGAAATGGTAGCATGTGTGTAATCCCTAATAGTTTTGATTTCAGGAAGTTTATTTAGAATGTCTTGAAAAAGTCAAGAAAGTACAAGACAGCAAGACCTGACATTTAGGATTATGTTTCCTGTATATTTTTCAACAAGTGGATAAACAACAGTCGTCTGTCGTCTGCATTGCAGGCAGTAGATATAACTTTGCATGCATGTGGCGCAATGTGAATCCAGTTTTTAGTCTCAATTCAAGTATCAAGTTGGGGATTCAACAAAGTTTGTGTGGTGTTTGTTCTGGACGATGTACCTCTGCTGCGGCTTTATCTGAAATGTTTAATGATTTGTCATCCCTCCCTGTACAGGCGCGTAGGTTGTTATATTCATTTCAATAAGCGCTGCTTTAAGCTACTTAGAAAGCGTTTTAgacactgctgcagctcagattaGAGTTATGGTAATAACTTCTACACGTGGACTGACATGTTATCACAGAATTGCAAGGACTTTTGCATATTTCGTAGCAGACAGTTTCTCAGAATTCCAAGCAGCACGTGACATCTCGCATATTTCGTCTTTAATCTAGATAAGAGCTGCAGACCACTTACCTCTCGGAGCCGATATAAGTCACCTGTTAGATCATATTCACTTCGACTTTGAGGCGTCTGTATTTCtagacagtggaaaaaaaaaacaaggaaatggGACAGAGACTATTCCGGTTTCAGTTCCACACTCACCAATAGCTTTACCCTGAAGAATTAACTGTTTcatgcagggaggaggaggagatccgACCAGACTGGTGGAACGGGTTTAGACACACTTCATTCTGCTTCCTGCAAAGCAAAGTGAGAGGATAATATGGTGTTAAAGTCCAGATGTTAGGATTCTTGGTGAAGGTTTAAAAGATTGAATTTGGTAATTAAACCTAAAAgccattcaaaaaaaaaaaagcgcccAGGACAGACGGGAATCAAGTTGCCGCCAGCTTATCTGAAGGAGTGATGCGAACAAGCGAACCTGCGGTTCAAAGTTTAAATGACTCAGATGTATAGATGATTTTTATTATGAGGACAGCAGCTTTATGGAACAAGACTTaacacttcctctctctctctcaaaggCAAAGTGAGTCATTATGATCTTCTGAGAATAAAGTATAATGCATAAACATGTTCCTTCACCCCTGTGTGTTGACAGGGTGACTTACAAAGCAATCAAGGCAGCATTTCCTGAAAATCCTTTTATTTTCGAAGAATGTATACGCCtcgaaagagagagaaaaaaagcaagtcccttctccctccctctgtttaTATTCTTCCAAAAAGCAAAACTGACTCAGTGTTCAATGATCTGTGGGaagttttcctcctgctgtctaTTTACtttagtactttttttttttccagaggtgAAACCAGAACAGAGTTTAATACAAGAATCGACCACAAGAGGGAGGCAAAGCTCTTCTTTTGGACCACTCACAAGACCACaacaaaaatgtgttgttttggggtggatcaaaaaaaaaaaaaaaaatctcaagacAGCAATTCTGATGCGTCTGAAAAGAAACAGTCATGTAAtactttattctgttttattctgaCAATGAATGAAGGGAGAGTAATTACTTTacaggtcatcagtccatcacaggacaaatcATACATTCACATTTACGCCCAAGGGCAAATTAGGGTCACGGTAACCTCAAACACACGGAGGAAGACGGAGTACCTGGACGGCCTCCTCACAATGATGTGGGAATATCAGCTCCTATATCACCAAATAACTATGTAACAATCACAGTGTAAATAAATTTGTTTGTGTATTGCAGCACGAttcttatttatattttttagcCGATGCCGCTCGTGACACAACCATTGTAGTAGATGAATATCACCCTTTACTGCGGGACGCTGACCCCTTCGAACCACTGCACTTTATCAATGACTGTAAATCTTGTTAATTATTctgcgttt
The nucleotide sequence above comes from Salarias fasciatus chromosome 6, fSalaFa1.1, whole genome shotgun sequence. Encoded proteins:
- the tlr3 gene encoding toll-like receptor 3 isoform X1 is translated as MRSPCACLPIWILILCCQHCLASPKNGSCSVQDGRADCSHLGLSKIPSDLPGNITTLDMSHNRLVGIDPAALKPYPHILHLNLSHNSVTKVNEGLCEILPLLRTLRLERNEIHLLNKEHLSRCTSLTLLNMASNRLKLKGEPFSGLQSLKFLDVSMNNLQSAKLGSEPQLPSLVSLSLASNDFTELKREDFSFLNQSSFLQVLNLSSTSLKKLESGCFKPVSGLHTLILDQSNIGTLVISKVCSELSHTAIDVLSLQKMKLITLTNTTFKGLEETNLTFLDLSTNNLTKIEEGSFKWLPRLKTLVLSENNIKHVTQGTFQGLKELKKLQLTKALVKTRSSSVPIIDDFSFQALGALETLLLQRTSVRQITENTFSGLRSLTELDMSWSSYASLKKINRETFSSLSNSPLMRLNLVGTAISHLYPGSFSVLKNLTFLFLDHNFINQTLTGQEFEGLSQLEELHMISNFQTIQLTSQSFVGMTGLKVLTLGKSLRAMALNVSPSPFKPLANLAFLDLSNNNIANIKDNLLEGLSNLKVLNLQHNNLAQLWKSSNVGGPVLFLKNTPRLTTLHLDYNGLDEIPVEALKDLTNLKELSLSNNLLNSLKDSVFDNLKSLKVFSLVKNSITTVRPEVFKAPLSNLSLLLMDRNPFDCTCESILWFVTWLKSRNKTSVPDLEHQYVCNTPPTYFNRTIIKFDPLSCKDMAPFQALFILSSTAVLMLMVTALLVRFHGWRIQFYWNILIGYTLGLSDAKVEEGREFEYDAYVIHAAADAGWVERRIEPLENERCRFCLEDRDSIPGMSQLESIVNNMRKCRKILFVVTESLLLDPWCRQFKAHHALNQVIEASRDSIILVFLQDVHDYKLSRSLFLRRGMLRPCCILDWPVYKERVPAFHQKLFIALGMTNKLQE
- the tlr3 gene encoding toll-like receptor 3 isoform X2; this translates as MASNRLKLKGEPFSGLQSLKFLDVSMNNLQSAKLGSEPQLPSLVSLSLASNDFTELKREDFSFLNQSSFLQVLNLSSTSLKKLESGCFKPVSGLHTLILDQSNIGTLVISKVCSELSHTAIDVLSLQKMKLITLTNTTFKGLEETNLTFLDLSTNNLTKIEEGSFKWLPRLKTLVLSENNIKHVTQGTFQGLKELKKLQLTKALVKTRSSSVPIIDDFSFQALGALETLLLQRTSVRQITENTFSGLRSLTELDMSWSSYASLKKINRETFSSLSNSPLMRLNLVGTAISHLYPGSFSVLKNLTFLFLDHNFINQTLTGQEFEGLSQLEELHMISNFQTIQLTSQSFVGMTGLKVLTLGKSLRAMALNVSPSPFKPLANLAFLDLSNNNIANIKDNLLEGLSNLKVLNLQHNNLAQLWKSSNVGGPVLFLKNTPRLTTLHLDYNGLDEIPVEALKDLTNLKELSLSNNLLNSLKDSVFDNLKSLKVFSLVKNSITTVRPEVFKAPLSNLSLLLMDRNPFDCTCESILWFVTWLKSRNKTSVPDLEHQYVCNTPPTYFNRTIIKFDPLSCKDMAPFQALFILSSTAVLMLMVTALLVRFHGWRIQFYWNILIGYTLGLSDAKVEEGREFEYDAYVIHAAADAGWVERRIEPLENERCRFCLEDRDSIPGMSQLESIVNNMRKCRKILFVVTESLLLDPWCRQFKAHHALNQVIEASRDSIILVFLQDVHDYKLSRSLFLRRGMLRPCCILDWPVYKERVPAFHQKLFIALGMTNKLQE